Proteins from a genomic interval of Pseudodesulfovibrio nedwellii:
- a CDS encoding glycine zipper domain-containing protein: MRILIVLTLMIALLTGCKTTTAQNAATLGTLAGATLGALTFNNKVSGAAIGAGTGLLVGYIVGNEMEKYDDYDERQITNTLETMPSGQTSQWTNPDTRMHHQAIPQPPRRYNDGRIERDVTLRARMPDGKMETVYAKAYRQPDGTWQLVQ, from the coding sequence ATGAGAATTTTAATAGTCCTGACCCTGATGATAGCGTTGTTGACAGGCTGTAAGACAACCACCGCGCAAAATGCCGCGACACTCGGCACACTCGCTGGAGCCACATTGGGCGCGTTAACATTTAATAACAAGGTTTCCGGTGCGGCCATTGGTGCTGGAACAGGGCTGTTGGTTGGTTATATAGTTGGTAATGAAATGGAAAAGTATGATGACTATGATGAACGGCAGATCACAAATACTTTGGAAACCATGCCTTCTGGTCAGACTTCGCAGTGGACCAACCCGGATACACGTATGCACCACCAAGCCATTCCTCAGCCGCCCCGCCGGTATAATGACGGACGCATTGAGCGGGATGTGACACTGAGAGCGCGTATGCCAGATGGCAAGATGGAAACCGTTTATGCCAAGGCGTACAGACAGCCTGATGGCACATGGCAGTTGGTGCAGTAA
- a CDS encoding tetratricopeptide repeat protein, translating to MTEQNEYRSSEAILEAIGIVEKDAPGGAEALFMAAMLADSPLPYDYALSMDGTPHNPALINPAAAFFAATALIDPLVTYELIDVDADNQIFALKQDVRTELRASMNEEQTLDWAGRAIYGLNLALPDAEPQNWPTVQWLMPHIQACRDLVSELGVNTAAANRVLHQTGFSLYHQQQYAEAVEFLEAAMAVDVALKGGQHPDIVADLEGLATVYWAADDFDRAEATFMACLELQKEIFTEGNVATAPILNSLGVIRQARGCFDEAKATFEECLTVLRATQGEGHPATASCLSNMALLYEAMDQPEQALELAEQGLVINRRLYGDHHPEVAGDHNTVALLYDRLGNAAKAEEHFKTSLAIREQVYGPDHPETAQAMCNMGLLLDSVGRVEESFDYFDNGLAAYEYALGPSHPLMEPALNNFIALLEKLVISGQGELRARAEARLQKIVERAG from the coding sequence GTGACCGAGCAGAATGAATACCGAAGCAGTGAAGCGATTTTGGAAGCTATAGGCATAGTGGAGAAGGATGCCCCGGGTGGGGCCGAAGCTTTGTTCATGGCAGCCATGTTGGCTGATTCGCCGCTCCCCTATGATTACGCCCTGTCCATGGACGGGACCCCTCATAATCCCGCGCTGATTAATCCGGCAGCGGCCTTTTTTGCAGCTACGGCATTGATTGACCCACTTGTGACGTATGAGCTGATCGATGTGGACGCGGACAATCAGATTTTTGCGCTCAAGCAAGATGTTCGGACTGAACTTCGGGCTTCCATGAATGAAGAACAGACGTTGGATTGGGCGGGACGAGCCATCTATGGTCTTAATCTTGCCCTGCCAGACGCAGAACCACAGAATTGGCCCACGGTGCAGTGGCTTATGCCACATATTCAAGCCTGTCGGGATCTTGTGAGCGAGCTTGGTGTGAATACCGCCGCTGCCAACAGAGTTTTGCATCAGACGGGTTTTTCGCTCTATCATCAACAACAGTACGCAGAGGCCGTCGAGTTCTTGGAAGCGGCCATGGCGGTGGATGTGGCTCTGAAGGGCGGGCAGCATCCCGATATTGTGGCCGATCTCGAAGGACTGGCAACAGTCTATTGGGCCGCTGATGATTTTGATCGGGCCGAAGCGACATTTATGGCCTGTCTTGAGTTGCAAAAAGAAATTTTTACCGAGGGCAATGTCGCGACCGCGCCGATTCTCAACAGCTTAGGCGTGATTCGTCAGGCTCGTGGGTGTTTTGATGAAGCCAAGGCCACGTTTGAAGAGTGCCTGACCGTATTACGTGCTACGCAGGGTGAAGGTCATCCTGCCACGGCGTCCTGTCTTTCAAATATGGCCCTGCTGTACGAGGCCATGGATCAACCGGAACAGGCTTTGGAATTGGCAGAGCAGGGGCTTGTTATCAACCGTAGGCTCTACGGCGACCATCACCCGGAAGTGGCCGGAGATCATAACACGGTAGCCTTGCTGTATGATCGACTTGGCAACGCGGCGAAAGCCGAGGAACATTTCAAGACGAGTCTTGCCATTCGTGAGCAGGTTTACGGCCCGGATCATCCGGAAACGGCGCAGGCCATGTGCAATATGGGATTACTGCTTGATTCTGTCGGTCGGGTGGAAGAATCCTTCGATTATTTTGATAATGGGTTGGCTGCCTATGAATACGCACTCGGACCGAGTCATCCGCTTATGGAACCTGCGTTGAATAATTTTATCGCCCTTTTGGAAAAGCTCGTTATTTCCGGTCAGGGTGAATTACGCGCCAGAGCCGAGGCCCGGTTACAGAAGATCGTGGAGAGGGCAGGATAA
- a CDS encoding DoxX family protein yields the protein MKSFFTSQAAYLSLRLIIGGLFLYAGVLKLSNPYDFAMTINLYGLVTWRMSTALSYIIPCIEIISGLGLILNIRGALILVVAQLLGFMVVLLYALHLGLDADCGCFGTPRATDNDPVGPLEAFIRDGAMLSACAIMYWQRTVETNIPRLLLRSFSKSA from the coding sequence ATGAAATCGTTTTTCACATCTCAAGCTGCTTACCTGTCGCTCAGGTTGATCATTGGTGGATTATTTCTCTACGCTGGAGTCCTCAAGCTCTCGAATCCTTATGATTTTGCCATGACCATCAACCTCTACGGGCTGGTCACGTGGCGTATGTCCACGGCATTGTCATATATTATCCCGTGCATCGAGATTATCAGTGGATTGGGGCTGATCCTGAACATCAGAGGAGCGTTGATTTTGGTTGTGGCACAGTTGTTGGGGTTCATGGTCGTACTTCTGTATGCCCTGCATCTCGGACTGGACGCGGACTGCGGGTGTTTCGGCACGCCGCGCGCCACGGACAACGACCCGGTTGGACCGCTTGAAGCTTTCATTCGTGATGGCGCCATGCTTTCAGCCTGTGCAATCATGTATTGGCAACGTACAGTCGAAACCAATATCCCTCGTCTACTGTTACGATCTTTTTCCAAAAGCGCATAA
- the htpG gene encoding molecular chaperone HtpG encodes MGRKTTHKFKAEVSQLLEILVHSLYTNKEIFLRELISNASDALEKVRFKAQSDSGEPEIAPEIRITADEDAKTLTITDTGIGMTRDELMRNIGTIAHSGTAELARLAEEGKESLDSLIGRFGVGFYSVYMVADEVTVTTRSIEPDAKAIAWTSDGRTDYKLQELDEDRPHGTEITVFLKEDMASQFTNEAHLKHVVNTHSNFINFPIFVGEDRVNTIQALWREPKFQIKPEQYAEFYKFLTFDSEDPFDTLHTTVDAPVQFNALMFIPNEGGDPFGMGRENRGLDLYVRRVLIEKQNKDLLPEYLAFVKGVVDTEDLPLNISRETLQDNILMRKISSTLVKQVLNHLDKMAKDNADRYAEFWNAHGELFKAGYMDFLNKDKFGNLVRFNSSASEDDKGLSSFAEYITRAKEEQKEIYYAYGPSREALGLSPHLEVFRKKGIEVLYLYEPIDEFVMDSLRDFDGYTLVSAEHADVSKLDQFESLEKEDKPEALSDDQQSTLDKLLVRIKDVLGDGVTEVKASTRLSDSPVCLANPDGNVTSSMDKIMRVMSKDSSIPQKVLEINPDHALVRNMLTIFKKDENDSFIDQAANQLFESALLLEGYLTDPHALVGRVQDLLTKSSGWYVDSNK; translated from the coding sequence ATGGGTCGAAAAACTACGCACAAATTCAAGGCTGAGGTCAGCCAACTTCTCGAAATTCTGGTTCATTCCCTTTATACCAATAAAGAAATTTTCCTGCGCGAATTGATTTCCAACGCATCTGACGCATTGGAAAAAGTCCGTTTCAAGGCGCAGTCCGACAGTGGCGAACCTGAGATTGCTCCGGAAATTCGTATCACCGCCGATGAAGATGCCAAGACACTGACCATCACGGATACCGGTATCGGTATGACGCGTGATGAGTTGATGCGCAATATTGGTACTATCGCCCATTCCGGCACTGCCGAGTTGGCCCGTCTGGCCGAGGAAGGCAAGGAGTCTCTTGATTCCCTGATTGGTCGTTTCGGTGTTGGGTTCTATTCCGTGTATATGGTTGCTGACGAAGTGACCGTCACCACTCGTTCTATCGAGCCGGATGCCAAAGCCATTGCTTGGACCTCTGATGGTCGGACCGACTACAAGTTGCAGGAATTGGACGAAGATCGTCCGCACGGCACAGAGATCACCGTCTTCCTCAAGGAAGACATGGCCTCGCAGTTTACCAACGAAGCGCATCTCAAACATGTCGTTAATACGCATTCCAACTTCATCAACTTCCCTATTTTTGTGGGCGAGGATCGTGTTAACACCATTCAGGCTCTTTGGCGCGAACCGAAGTTTCAGATCAAGCCGGAGCAGTATGCCGAGTTCTACAAGTTCCTCACCTTTGATTCCGAGGACCCGTTTGACACTTTGCATACGACGGTTGATGCGCCGGTTCAGTTCAATGCTTTGATGTTCATTCCCAATGAAGGCGGCGACCCGTTCGGCATGGGCCGTGAGAATCGTGGACTCGACCTGTATGTGCGTCGTGTGCTTATCGAAAAGCAGAACAAAGATTTGCTCCCGGAATACCTCGCCTTCGTCAAGGGAGTGGTAGACACTGAAGACCTGCCGTTGAATATTTCTCGTGAAACATTGCAGGACAACATTCTCATGCGCAAGATCAGCTCCACGCTGGTCAAGCAGGTATTGAATCATCTCGACAAGATGGCCAAGGACAATGCTGACCGTTATGCTGAGTTCTGGAATGCCCATGGAGAGCTGTTCAAGGCCGGTTACATGGATTTCCTGAACAAGGACAAGTTCGGCAATCTCGTCCGTTTCAATTCTTCCGCTTCCGAAGATGACAAGGGACTGTCCTCGTTCGCCGAGTACATCACCCGCGCCAAGGAAGAACAGAAGGAAATTTACTACGCATATGGTCCCAGTCGTGAAGCTTTGGGGCTGTCGCCACACCTTGAAGTTTTCCGTAAGAAAGGAATTGAGGTCCTGTACCTCTATGAACCAATCGACGAGTTCGTAATGGACTCTCTGCGTGACTTTGATGGGTACACACTCGTTTCCGCTGAGCACGCCGATGTATCTAAGCTCGACCAGTTCGAATCTCTGGAAAAGGAAGACAAGCCCGAAGCATTGTCCGACGATCAGCAGTCCACGCTCGACAAGTTGCTTGTTCGCATTAAGGACGTGCTGGGCGATGGTGTGACCGAGGTCAAGGCCTCTACTCGCCTGTCGGATTCTCCGGTTTGCCTGGCCAATCCTGACGGTAATGTGACCTCGTCCATGGATAAGATTATGCGCGTCATGAGCAAGGATTCCTCCATTCCCCAAAAGGTGCTGGAGATTAACCCTGATCACGCGCTTGTTCGCAATATGCTGACCATCTTCAAGAAGGACGAGAACGATTCGTTCATCGATCAGGCTGCCAACCAGCTCTTCGAGTCCGCTTTATTGCTTGAAGGCTATCTCACTGATCCTCACGCCCTTGTGGGTCGCGTGCAGGACCTGTTGACCAAGTCCAGCGGATGGTACGTGGATTCCAATAAATAG
- a CDS encoding flagellar hook protein FlgE: MSFSSMYVGATGVVAHNASMQVVANNLANVSTTGYKRADVQFGTLMSQQLGTSGSQNQSGSYAMSQIGKGVGVSEIRTIFKPGALENTDTSTDLAISGQGFFGVRNVNGATAGASNYTRAGAFRFNNEAYLVNAHDYRLQGYAIDRETGEVAAGVSDIQLPYEDVIVDGEPARLVRSEPLATSSVEMVTNLNHSAADLFTDSNNPMFSMLQAYNTTQSNASTPFGGDLPEYSSSITVYDEEGGGHEMTVYFDPVSANNLSNAVPGYSYWEYLVAMPSESDGSSAYGTSSAGLAGVGVLTFNDQGILVGQAAYSLDPTVASGGTSLGAWTPSTFSEDGLPQVTYTFGSNGGAVGQSRTISYDFGINSDNSTWLSGAGSPASVGTDVGNLAQMGEMNRDARVSTSYDSPSSTMYHIQNGYSWGYLRNVSVDDEGFLTGHFSNNQSEALYQVAMYRFNSPWGLDRSGSTNFTATQDSGAAMAGVAKDGGRGTISGNTLEGSNVDMAQEFANMILTQRGFQANTKVISTSDSMLNTLISVKR; this comes from the coding sequence ATGAGTTTTAGTAGTATGTATGTTGGGGCTACCGGGGTGGTCGCCCACAATGCCAGTATGCAGGTGGTGGCCAACAACCTCGCCAACGTTAGTACCACTGGCTATAAACGAGCAGACGTTCAGTTCGGGACGCTCATGAGTCAGCAGCTCGGAACGAGTGGTTCTCAGAACCAATCGGGCAGTTATGCCATGAGCCAAATAGGCAAGGGTGTAGGGGTGTCCGAAATCAGGACTATCTTCAAACCTGGGGCGTTGGAGAACACCGATACGTCCACAGATCTTGCCATTTCCGGGCAGGGGTTCTTTGGCGTACGCAACGTGAACGGTGCGACTGCCGGGGCCTCAAATTATACCCGTGCCGGAGCATTTCGTTTTAATAATGAAGCTTATCTTGTGAATGCTCATGATTACCGTCTGCAAGGGTATGCCATTGATCGCGAAACAGGCGAAGTGGCAGCAGGTGTTTCCGACATACAGCTTCCATATGAAGATGTCATAGTGGACGGGGAACCAGCTCGTCTAGTTCGTTCCGAACCGCTTGCAACGTCATCTGTGGAAATGGTTACGAACCTGAATCATTCCGCTGCCGATCTTTTTACCGATTCCAACAATCCGATGTTTTCCATGCTTCAGGCGTACAATACCACTCAGAGTAATGCCTCCACTCCATTCGGTGGAGATTTGCCTGAGTATTCTTCAAGTATCACCGTATATGATGAAGAAGGTGGCGGGCACGAAATGACGGTTTATTTTGACCCCGTCAGTGCCAACAATCTTTCGAACGCCGTGCCGGGATACAGCTATTGGGAATATCTTGTGGCGATGCCTTCCGAGTCTGACGGTTCCAGTGCCTATGGCACCTCTTCCGCAGGGTTAGCCGGTGTCGGAGTCCTAACTTTCAATGATCAGGGCATACTGGTGGGACAGGCCGCTTATTCTTTGGACCCAACTGTTGCGAGCGGCGGCACGAGTCTTGGGGCGTGGACACCCAGTACGTTTAGTGAAGATGGATTGCCTCAGGTGACATACACGTTTGGGAGTAATGGTGGAGCCGTTGGGCAAAGTCGGACAATTTCTTATGATTTCGGCATTAATTCTGACAATTCCACATGGCTTTCCGGCGCAGGATCTCCCGCGTCCGTGGGAACAGACGTGGGCAACCTTGCCCAAATGGGTGAGATGAATCGTGACGCACGCGTCTCCACCAGTTATGATTCACCGTCTTCCACCATGTATCATATTCAGAACGGATACAGTTGGGGATATCTTCGAAACGTCAGCGTTGATGACGAGGGATTCTTGACCGGTCATTTTAGCAATAATCAGAGTGAGGCCTTGTATCAGGTCGCCATGTATCGGTTTAACAGTCCGTGGGGCCTGGATCGTTCCGGGTCAACTAATTTTACGGCTACACAGGATTCAGGGGCGGCCATGGCGGGCGTTGCCAAGGACGGTGGCCGTGGGACAATCTCAGGAAATACTCTTGAGGGAAGTAATGTGGATATGGCCCAGGAATTTGCCAACATGATTCTCACTCAGCGAGGATTTCAGGCTAATACCAAGGTTATTTCTACCAGTGATTCCATGCTAAACACACTTATCAGCGTTAAACGATAA
- a CDS encoding nitroreductase family protein: MFVDKDKCKQCRACLDECPFDLIVDGKDGFPKLRLAAKKTCIDCGHCVAVCPVGAVTLPEMPVSNGLTPEACLSLLKDRKMSAGQADQFLQGRRSVRSYKDKVVPEDVLNHLFKVSRFAPSAKNGQPARWIITRNPLATRRLAGLTVEYMATHSVFPGVVKNWEKGFDKILHGAPHVAVAHAPEDGFNPAEDCSLSAAYLELAAHAHGIGACWAGFLMEVAEGCCAIREMLGIPEGHGVYAALMLGYPKYRYKRIPARRDVEVSWLD, encoded by the coding sequence ATGTTCGTTGATAAAGACAAATGCAAACAGTGTAGGGCTTGTTTGGACGAGTGCCCTTTTGATCTGATTGTTGATGGCAAGGATGGATTCCCCAAGCTTCGTCTCGCTGCCAAAAAGACCTGTATTGATTGTGGGCACTGTGTTGCCGTGTGCCCTGTGGGCGCGGTCACGTTGCCAGAGATGCCGGTCTCGAATGGTTTGACTCCCGAAGCCTGCCTGTCCCTGCTTAAGGATCGTAAAATGTCGGCGGGACAGGCTGATCAATTTTTGCAAGGCCGCAGGTCTGTTCGTTCATACAAGGACAAAGTTGTCCCTGAGGATGTGTTGAATCATTTGTTTAAAGTGTCCCGATTCGCACCCAGTGCCAAGAATGGTCAGCCCGCCCGTTGGATCATAACGCGAAATCCGCTGGCTACACGTCGTCTTGCCGGGTTGACCGTGGAATATATGGCGACGCATTCTGTTTTTCCCGGTGTGGTCAAGAATTGGGAAAAGGGGTTCGATAAGATATTGCACGGTGCACCGCATGTGGCTGTTGCCCATGCCCCCGAAGATGGTTTCAATCCTGCCGAGGATTGTTCTCTTTCGGCTGCCTATCTTGAATTGGCAGCCCATGCTCACGGTATAGGGGCGTGTTGGGCCGGGTTCCTCATGGAAGTGGCAGAAGGATGTTGTGCCATTCGTGAGATGCTCGGTATTCCTGAAGGCCATGGTGTCTATGCCGCTCTTATGCTTGGCTACCCCAAATATCGCTATAAACGTATTCCTGCCCGTCGGGATGTCGAGGTTTCCTGGCTGGACTAG
- a CDS encoding 3D domain-containing protein encodes MKILLNYVITATLCAVITVMAVVVVVKQQRIDDLSHRLTLAQKTAIARKQLVEEARLLQKAMNMSPVRTVTVTAYNPTTDQCDADPLIAASMRKVRSGTIAVSRDLFDQGWVFGRKVRIEGYGIFEINDLMNKRFTQRIDIFMWDEGQARNFGKKNIKAALLEI; translated from the coding sequence ATGAAAATATTACTCAACTACGTCATCACTGCGACCCTGTGTGCGGTCATTACAGTCATGGCTGTGGTTGTTGTCGTCAAACAACAACGCATCGACGATCTCAGCCACAGGCTCACTTTGGCTCAAAAGACCGCCATTGCGCGCAAACAGCTTGTTGAAGAAGCCCGTCTTCTTCAAAAAGCCATGAATATGTCGCCGGTCCGCACGGTCACAGTTACCGCTTACAATCCGACCACTGACCAGTGTGACGCCGATCCGCTCATCGCGGCATCCATGCGCAAAGTACGTTCCGGCACCATTGCCGTTTCCCGCGACCTCTTCGACCAAGGCTGGGTATTCGGCCGCAAGGTTCGTATCGAAGGTTACGGTATATTTGAAATCAACGACCTCATGAACAAACGCTTCACCCAACGCATCGACATCTTCATGTGGGATGAAGGCCAGGCCAGAAACTTTGGTAAAAAGAATATCAAGGCAGCTCTGCTGGAAATCTAG
- a CDS encoding MerR family transcriptional regulator, whose amino-acid sequence MTGKKVLSVAEIARELELPESTVHYWKNRFAQHLPSVGRGRQKRFKPEAIEIFGTISRLLKEGHTARDVMDQLSHNYPLQADAMPVPSGGETPAVVSVNAMEPAMKMAAAIGLEIAKSVGEGIRSVLDQGGGEPPDVSDIRSGLEEAAGRITNTMEETEALKSENQELKEKLAVMEAEMVRLRKDRREMEKYLLDKIKSVST is encoded by the coding sequence ATGACTGGCAAGAAAGTGCTTTCCGTGGCCGAGATCGCCCGCGAGTTGGAGCTGCCCGAGTCCACGGTGCATTATTGGAAGAATCGGTTCGCTCAGCATTTGCCTTCTGTAGGGCGTGGGCGCCAGAAGCGGTTCAAGCCCGAAGCCATAGAGATTTTCGGGACTATCTCTCGTTTGCTCAAAGAAGGGCATACAGCCCGCGATGTCATGGATCAGTTATCTCATAATTATCCACTTCAGGCCGATGCCATGCCTGTGCCGAGCGGTGGTGAAACTCCGGCGGTGGTGTCAGTCAACGCCATGGAACCTGCCATGAAAATGGCCGCCGCCATTGGTCTTGAAATTGCTAAATCCGTGGGAGAGGGTATCCGTTCTGTCCTTGATCAGGGCGGCGGAGAACCGCCGGATGTGTCCGATATCCGCAGTGGACTGGAAGAAGCGGCCGGGCGCATTACAAATACTATGGAAGAGACCGAAGCCCTCAAAAGTGAGAACCAGGAACTCAAGGAAAAACTCGCTGTTATGGAGGCGGAAATGGTCCGGCTTAGAAAGGACCGCCGTGAAATGGAAAAGTACCTTCTTGACAAGATAAAATCAGTATCTACCTAG
- a CDS encoding DsrE family protein: MYYDIVFHFDKGIDELNITISNIKNYYTGLPKENFKAVLVVNGPGIKLMGKESSFSPDLKKLHEKGLNIRVCNNAMIHFNLKSEWLNPVCHIVPAGLLELVDLQRKGFVYIKP; this comes from the coding sequence ATGTACTATGATATCGTTTTTCATTTTGACAAAGGAATTGATGAACTCAACATAACCATCAGCAATATAAAGAACTACTACACCGGATTGCCAAAAGAAAACTTCAAAGCTGTCTTGGTCGTAAATGGCCCCGGAATCAAGCTGATGGGTAAAGAAAGTTCGTTTTCCCCGGACCTAAAAAAACTCCACGAAAAGGGCTTGAATATACGCGTTTGCAACAATGCAATGATCCACTTCAACCTAAAATCGGAATGGCTCAACCCCGTGTGCCACATTGTTCCTGCGGGACTGCTTGAACTCGTTGATTTGCAACGCAAAGGGTTTGTCTACATCAAGCCATAA
- a CDS encoding carbohydrate kinase family protein, protein MEPVFAVGLGEILWDVLPYKRMLGGAPANFAYHMNGLGGAGVPVSCVGDDKLGREALSLLAARGVNIDGVSIDPVHPTGTVNAKIDRHGVATYAFPDDVAWDFLSLNDTAIALAAKAGAVCFGTLAQRSETSRRAIHQFLGAASRALRVYDINLRQSFYTPEVIGRSLDVADVLKINDDELVMVRKMLSLPVGEREALEALMLRHSLKLAVLTRGDKGSLIMSPDEISDLPGVPVEVVDTIGAGDSFTAAMVLAYLDGQSLDEINEYATKVAAYVCGCSGAMPEIPDSYKL, encoded by the coding sequence ATGGAGCCTGTTTTCGCTGTCGGTTTGGGTGAGATCCTTTGGGATGTGTTGCCCTATAAACGGATGCTTGGCGGTGCGCCTGCCAACTTTGCCTATCATATGAATGGTCTCGGTGGGGCAGGGGTTCCTGTTTCCTGCGTGGGGGATGATAAACTAGGCCGTGAGGCATTGTCGCTTTTGGCTGCTCGTGGGGTGAACATTGATGGTGTAAGTATTGATCCTGTACATCCTACCGGTACAGTAAATGCGAAAATTGATAGGCATGGTGTGGCAACCTATGCTTTTCCCGATGATGTAGCGTGGGATTTTTTGTCGTTGAACGATACTGCCATTGCGTTGGCAGCCAAGGCCGGCGCAGTGTGTTTCGGTACATTGGCTCAAAGGTCTGAAACTTCTAGACGGGCGATTCATCAATTTCTTGGTGCTGCTTCCAGAGCGCTTAGGGTGTATGATATTAATTTACGACAGAGTTTTTATACGCCTGAGGTCATTGGTCGGTCTCTTGATGTAGCCGATGTGTTGAAGATCAATGATGACGAACTTGTCATGGTACGAAAGATGTTGTCGTTGCCTGTTGGCGAGCGGGAAGCTCTGGAAGCACTCATGCTGAGACATTCCCTCAAGTTGGCGGTGTTGACCCGTGGAGACAAGGGCAGTTTGATCATGTCGCCTGATGAAATTTCTGATTTGCCGGGGGTTCCTGTTGAGGTCGTTGATACGATTGGAGCGGGGGATTCGTTTACTGCTGCTATGGTGCTTGCGTATCTTGATGGGCAGTCGCTTGATGAGATTAATGAGTATGCCACCAAGGTGGCGGCGTACGTTTGTGGATGTTCAGGGGCTATGCCTGAGATACCTGACTCCTATAAGTTGTGA
- a CDS encoding OmpH family outer membrane protein, whose protein sequence is MKRMITLLLAATLCLGLMACNQQETSVKIGVVDEAAAFKDNKVAQGAMAYLKEVGTPLQTKAETAYKAMQENQSEETVAAYKLAMGELQNTMGTEQQRVVGLVEKEFSNALEAYRAEKGLEVILSKQSVIASSDTVDITSDIVAAMDGVTVDFTKPEAPAAPEEAKAETVAPEEVKAEETKPAE, encoded by the coding sequence ATGAAACGGATGATTACCCTGCTTCTGGCTGCAACCCTCTGCCTCGGCCTGATGGCCTGCAACCAGCAGGAAACCTCGGTCAAGATCGGCGTCGTAGACGAAGCAGCCGCCTTCAAAGACAACAAGGTCGCTCAAGGCGCCATGGCATACCTCAAGGAAGTTGGTACGCCGTTGCAGACCAAGGCTGAAACCGCTTACAAAGCCATGCAGGAAAACCAGAGCGAAGAAACCGTGGCAGCGTACAAACTGGCCATGGGCGAATTGCAGAACACCATGGGCACTGAGCAGCAACGCGTTGTCGGCTTGGTGGAAAAAGAATTCAGCAATGCATTGGAAGCTTACCGCGCCGAAAAAGGCCTGGAAGTCATCCTGAGCAAGCAGTCCGTCATCGCTTCCAGCGATACTGTCGACATCACCAGCGACATTGTTGCTGCCATGGACGGCGTGACCGTTGACTTCACCAAACCCGAAGCTCCGGCCGCACCAGAAGAAGCCAAGGCCGAAACAGTCGCCCCGGAAGAAGTTAAGGCTGAAGAGACCAAACCCGCTGAATAA
- a CDS encoding Hpt domain-containing protein — MAQSLFDKDAFLASLADDEELACELIGAFLEDCPLRMQSLLEALDANDAVTTSKMAHSLKGMCGVVRTDALSELAFDMELAAREGKLDSVRVMLATFVSLLKQVYILLREFKADR; from the coding sequence ATGGCTCAGAGTTTATTCGACAAGGATGCTTTTTTGGCAAGTTTGGCCGATGATGAAGAATTGGCATGCGAGCTGATAGGTGCTTTTTTGGAAGACTGTCCGCTAAGAATGCAATCCCTTCTTGAAGCGTTGGATGCGAATGACGCTGTCACGACTTCGAAAATGGCACATTCGCTCAAGGGCATGTGCGGCGTGGTTCGTACAGATGCTTTGTCCGAGCTTGCCTTTGATATGGAATTGGCTGCTCGTGAAGGAAAACTGGATTCAGTGCGTGTGATGCTTGCAACTTTTGTTAGTCTTTTGAAGCAGGTATATATCTTATTGAGAGAGTTTAAGGCTGATAGATAA
- a CDS encoding flagellar biosynthesis anti-sigma factor FlgM, producing MKGYNESRACRVANIETEQVFDDFDAIESDRPHRDSPDERALKIARLKAKVNAGEYEPDVMDIAKLLTSAMDPTL from the coding sequence ATGAAGGGTTATAATGAAAGCCGCGCCTGCCGCGTGGCCAATATAGAGACCGAGCAGGTCTTCGACGACTTTGACGCAATCGAATCTGACCGTCCCCACCGGGATAGCCCTGATGAACGCGCCCTAAAGATCGCCCGCCTCAAAGCCAAGGTTAACGCCGGGGAATACGAGCCGGATGTCATGGATATCGCCAAGCTGCTCACGTCGGCCATGGACCCGACACTGTAG